From a single Rickettsia endosymbiont of Cantharis rufa genomic region:
- the rpsB gene encoding 30S ribosomal protein S2 produces the protein MSKIPSVNVKELLDAGVHFGHKTSRWNPKMASYIYGERDDVHIIDLRQSAALMGVALNTIYETVKKDGKVLFVSTKIQASDIIAEYAEKCGQYYVNHRWLGGMLTNWKTIAGSIEKLEKLEKTLESEEARTGYTKKEILDMSRKKDKLLLSLAGIRNLNSKPDLLVVIDTNKEHIAINEAVKLNVPIVAVVDTNSNPDNVDYPVPGNDDSIRSIRLYCSLFADAALQGLEESMKASGVDMGAMQEHTDRAFTSKNVSKLKQAKKFSKTKNIDEETNTEFEQALNDADENKNSENA, from the coding sequence ATGTCAAAAATACCATCTGTTAACGTTAAAGAATTATTAGATGCCGGCGTGCATTTCGGTCACAAGACTTCACGCTGGAATCCTAAAATGGCGTCTTATATATATGGTGAACGTGATGATGTTCATATAATCGATTTAAGACAAAGTGCTGCTTTAATGGGTGTCGCTTTGAATACAATATATGAAACCGTAAAAAAAGACGGTAAAGTATTATTTGTAAGTACTAAAATACAGGCAAGTGATATTATAGCGGAATATGCCGAAAAATGTGGGCAATATTACGTAAATCATAGATGGCTCGGCGGTATGCTAACTAACTGGAAAACTATTGCGGGTTCAATAGAAAAACTAGAAAAGCTAGAAAAAACCTTGGAAAGTGAAGAAGCTCGCACCGGTTATACTAAGAAAGAAATACTTGATATGAGCCGTAAGAAAGATAAATTGCTTCTATCTCTTGCTGGTATTAGAAATCTTAATTCTAAACCTGATCTCCTAGTAGTTATCGATACTAATAAAGAGCATATCGCAATTAATGAAGCGGTAAAGCTTAATGTTCCTATAGTTGCAGTAGTCGATACTAATTCTAATCCTGATAATGTGGATTATCCGGTTCCAGGTAATGATGATTCTATAAGATCAATAAGGCTTTATTGTAGCTTATTTGCGGATGCGGCATTACAAGGGCTTGAAGAATCAATGAAAGCTTCAGGAGTTGATATGGGTGCTATGCAGGAACATACTGATAGGGCGTTCACTTCTAAAAATGTTTCTAAATTAAAACAAGCTAAAAAATTCTCTAAAACAAAAAATATTGATGAAGAGACAAATACAGAATTTGAGCAAGCACTAAATGATGCTGATGAAAATAAAAATTCTGAAAACGCATAA
- the cysS gene encoding cysteine--tRNA ligase, with the protein MQFHLYNTLSRTKEVFNPQDQANVKMYVCGPTVYDSPHIGNSRSVVVYDLLYRILIKIFSSKAVKYVRNITDVDDKIIDRAELLGITINELTNKVTQEFHTNMAYLGCMLPNIEPKATEHIDVMIEVIERLIVRKHAYIADNHIYFDVLSAQNYTELSNRNLEEMFEGVRVENSKTKKHPQDFVLWKPAKSNGSANINFESPWGLGRPGWHIECSAMSYKYLGENFDIHGGGADLIFPHHTNEIAQSRCAFPSSTYAKYWVHNGFLTVNGEKMSKSLGNFTTVRDLMDKKIQGEVVRLLLLSSHYRRPLDYNNKAIEDAKKTLDYWYRAIENINVQKIDLPSDFMQILLDDMNTPLAVKIINDYAKMVFTSTTEEERQLNASALITCANFIGLMNKTAREWFNGGMNEPYINELINDRLEAKKQRNWELADQIRNRLLEEKIILEDKPDGTTLWRKE; encoded by the coding sequence ATGCAATTTCACTTATACAACACTCTTAGCCGTACTAAAGAGGTTTTTAATCCTCAAGATCAGGCTAATGTAAAAATGTATGTATGCGGACCGACTGTTTATGATAGTCCCCATATAGGCAACAGTAGGTCGGTAGTAGTATATGATTTACTTTATCGTATACTTATAAAAATATTTAGCAGTAAAGCAGTAAAATATGTACGTAACATTACGGATGTTGACGATAAAATTATCGATAGAGCTGAACTACTTGGCATTACTATTAATGAGCTGACTAATAAAGTTACGCAAGAGTTTCATACAAATATGGCATATTTAGGTTGCATGCTACCGAATATTGAGCCGAAAGCTACAGAGCATATTGATGTAATGATTGAAGTAATAGAAAGATTAATAGTAAGAAAGCATGCATATATTGCTGATAATCATATATATTTTGATGTTTTGTCGGCCCAGAATTATACAGAATTATCTAACAGAAATTTAGAGGAAATGTTCGAAGGAGTACGTGTAGAAAATAGTAAAACTAAGAAACATCCGCAGGATTTTGTATTATGGAAACCGGCAAAGTCAAATGGATCCGCAAATATAAATTTTGAAAGCCCTTGGGGACTTGGTCGTCCTGGATGGCATATTGAATGTTCAGCTATGAGCTATAAATATTTAGGCGAGAATTTTGATATTCATGGTGGTGGAGCAGATTTAATCTTTCCGCATCATACTAATGAGATTGCTCAAAGTAGATGTGCTTTTCCCAGTTCTACTTATGCAAAATATTGGGTACATAACGGATTTCTAACGGTTAATGGTGAAAAAATGAGTAAATCTCTTGGTAATTTTACTACCGTTAGGGATTTAATGGATAAAAAAATTCAAGGAGAAGTAGTAAGGTTACTCTTATTAAGTAGCCATTATAGACGTCCTCTTGATTATAACAATAAAGCTATAGAAGATGCTAAGAAAACTTTAGATTATTGGTATAGAGCTATAGAAAATATTAATGTGCAAAAAATAGATTTACCGTCGGATTTTATGCAAATCTTACTTGATGATATGAATACACCCCTAGCAGTTAAAATAATTAACGACTACGCTAAAATGGTATTTACTTCTACAACTGAAGAAGAAAGGCAGCTTAACGCCTCTGCTCTTATTACTTGTGCTAATTTTATTGGTTTAATGAATAAGACCGCACGTGAATGGTTTAATGGTGGTATGAATGAACCCTATATAAATGAACTTATAAATGATCGTTTAGAAGCAAAAAAACAAAGAAACTGGGAGCTTGCTGATCAAATTCGTAACCGATTATTAGAAGAAAAAATAATTTTAGAAGATAAACCTGACGGTACTACTCTTTGGCGAAAAGAATAA
- a CDS encoding transposase, with protein sequence MPDIEPKIYPAEFKESAIRLAIESKQPFAQTARELGITKYSLYNWVNKHSKLKEVMRYEEHLYDELRRLKKN encoded by the coding sequence ATGCCGGATATAGAGCCAAAGATATATCCAGCTGAATTTAAAGAATCAGCGATTAGATTAGCTATTGAGTCTAAGCAACCTTTTGCTCAAACAGCTAGAGAACTAGGAATTACGAAGTATAGTCTATATAATTGGGTTAATAAACATTCAAAACTCAAGGAAGTAATGAGATATGAAGAACATCTGTATGATGAATTAAGGAGATTGAAGAAGAACTAG
- a CDS encoding IS3 family transposase produces MSAMCKFMKVSRNGYYEWLNNLGCNRVKEGNELTNRIEIIFKEGRGNYGTRPIKKELSRQDITASRRRIARLIKEANLLCKTKRKFKAITDSNHNKQIAPNLLNREFTVYAANCYWVGDITYVPTGEGWLYLATVIDLFSRKIIGWSMSNNMRADLVNNALLMAIWQRKPAKGLIWHTDRGSQYCSDSHLKIIKQHGIKQSMGRKGNCLDNAVAESFFHTIVNSGRKMIHNFNIYCLKIDTV; encoded by the coding sequence ATTTCTGCTATGTGTAAATTTATGAAAGTATCACGTAATGGTTATTATGAATGGTTAAATAATCTTGGATGTAATAGGGTTAAAGAAGGTAATGAATTAACAAACAGAATTGAAATTATCTTTAAAGAAGGTAGAGGTAATTATGGAACTAGACCTATTAAAAAGGAACTATCACGGCAAGATATAACTGCTAGTAGGAGACGCATTGCAAGACTAATAAAAGAAGCTAATTTGCTATGTAAAACTAAACGTAAATTTAAAGCCATTACTGACTCTAATCATAATAAGCAAATTGCTCCTAATTTATTAAATAGAGAGTTTACAGTTTATGCTGCTAATTGTTATTGGGTTGGAGACATAACCTATGTGCCAACTGGTGAAGGCTGGCTATATTTAGCAACTGTTATTGATCTATTTTCTAGAAAAATTATAGGATGGTCTATGAGTAATAACATGAGAGCTGATTTGGTTAATAATGCTTTATTAATGGCAATATGGCAACGTAAACCAGCAAAAGGGCTTATTTGGCATACTGATAGAGGTAGTCAATATTGTTCTGATAGTCATTTAAAAATTATAAAACAACATGGTATCAAACAGAGTATGGGTCGTAAAGGAAATTGCTTGGATAATGCTGTTGCTGAAAGTTTCTTTCATACTATTGTCAACAGCGGTCGAAAAATGATACATAATTTTAATATATACTGTTTGAAAATTGATACAGTATAA
- the istB gene encoding IS21-like element helper ATPase IstB, with translation MNLQHQRIAEMCHSLNLVQVAENYFDIAQSSSKEDSSYTDFLESILKTELLARQNRSKSILTRMTDFPAIKTLDDFDYDFATGVKRKVLENLSSLSFVERQENIILLDPSGVGKTHIAIALGYAATQCGIKTKFITAADLMLVLNAGLNQGNLGAILKKVILPYKLLIVDEFGYLPLKQEQANPLFQVIAKRYEKDSIILTSNLPFGQWHNNLAQDSAPTAAILDRLLHHSTILNIKGDSFRLRNKKKAGLVSIEVINKQEDNLMT, from the coding sequence ATGAACCTGCAGCACCAACGTATAGCAGAGATGTGCCACTCATTAAATCTTGTTCAGGTAGCTGAAAATTATTTTGATATCGCACAGTCCTCTAGTAAAGAAGACTCAAGTTATACGGATTTCCTTGAGTCAATATTAAAAACAGAGTTGTTGGCGCGACAAAATAGGAGTAAATCAATACTCACAAGAATGACAGACTTTCCTGCTATAAAAACGCTGGATGATTTTGACTATGATTTTGCTACAGGAGTCAAACGCAAGGTTCTGGAAAATCTAAGTTCCCTATCTTTTGTAGAAAGACAAGAAAACATTATTTTGCTTGATCCTTCTGGAGTAGGAAAAACACATATAGCTATTGCCCTTGGTTATGCAGCTACGCAATGTGGAATCAAGACTAAATTTATAACAGCTGCGGATTTAATGCTCGTACTTAATGCAGGACTAAATCAGGGAAATCTAGGCGCTATACTTAAAAAAGTCATCCTTCCATACAAATTACTCATAGTAGACGAATTTGGGTATCTGCCATTAAAACAGGAACAAGCTAATCCATTATTTCAGGTTATAGCAAAGCGTTATGAGAAAGATAGTATAATTCTTACAAGTAATCTTCCATTTGGACAATGGCACAATAATCTTGCTCAGGATAGTGCTCCTACAGCTGCTATCTTAGATCGTCTGCTCCATCATTCCACGATACTCAATATTAAAGGGGATAGTTTCAGACTTAGAAATAAAAAGAAAGCTGGTCTTGTATCAATAGAGGTGATTAATAAACAGGAGGATAATCTTATGACTTAA
- a CDS encoding transposase, which yields MLISQLRQKERILIKFKHPNPAQCTLSLMSKVRNIFAVDVGRYNKKAPEQRIAFTSAKDVWDEATQRLLAA from the coding sequence ATGCTCATCAGCCAACTTAGGCAAAAAGAGAGGATACTGATTAAATTCAAGCATCCTAACCCAGCACAATGTACATTATCACTGATGAGCAAGGTTAGAAATATATTTGCTGTAGATGTTGGTAGATATAATAAAAAGGCACCCGAGCAAAGAATTGCATTTACATCCGCTAAAGACGTTTGGGATGAAGCTACTCAAAGACTTCTTGCTGCCTGA
- a CDS encoding IS6 family transposase, with product MHITQAPKRHRFPASIISHVVWLYHRFNSSYRDVQEQMAYRGIILSHETVRFWCNKFAVYFQDVIRKRGRKPTDKWHLDEMNIEIKGEVFILWRAVDSEGYELEVLLQKRRNKKSDIRFLSRLLGNYPSPRVIVTDKLRSYIKPVKLMCPKTKYRTNKRLNNRVENAHQPT from the coding sequence ATGCATATTACTCAAGCCCCGAAGAGACATCGTTTTCCAGCAAGTATTATCAGTCATGTAGTATGGTTATATCATCGTTTTAATAGTAGCTACCGAGATGTTCAAGAACAGATGGCATATCGAGGTATTATTTTGAGTCATGAGACTGTAAGATTTTGGTGCAATAAATTTGCAGTTTATTTTCAAGATGTCATCAGGAAGAGAGGGCGGAAGCCAACTGATAAATGGCATTTAGATGAGATGAACATCGAGATCAAAGGTGAAGTATTCATATTATGGAGAGCTGTTGATTCTGAGGGGTATGAGTTAGAAGTATTGTTGCAGAAGCGTCGTAACAAGAAGTCAGATATTAGGTTTTTATCAAGATTACTGGGTAATTATCCTTCTCCAAGAGTAATTGTTACTGATAAGCTAAGGAGTTACATTAAACCTGTTAAGCTTATGTGCCCTAAAACTAAGTATCGCACTAATAAGAGACTAAATAACCGCGTTGAGAATGCTCATCAGCCAACTTAG
- a CDS encoding ribbon-helix-helix domain-containing protein, which translates to MRSLSITLPDNIAKASNEIAKKLGLSRTTFIRQAIIHELDNLQSQFEQDDIIKSFNVMKKSKKYLEEMIEITENLNSELLEEKEKWWSKKKY; encoded by the coding sequence ATGAGAAGCTTATCTATTACTCTACCCGATAATATAGCTAAAGCTAGTAATGAAATTGCTAAAAAGCTAGGATTATCTAGAACAACATTTATTCGTCAAGCCATTATACATGAACTCGATAATCTTCAGTCTCAATTTGAACAAGACGATATCATAAAAAGCTTTAATGTAATGAAAAAATCCAAAAAATATCTAGAAGAAATGATAGAAATCACTGAAAACTTAAATTCAGAATTACTAGAAGAAAAGGAAAAATGGTGGAGCAAAAAGAAGTATTAA
- a CDS encoding DUF2748 family protein has product MTSIYHILDHVPAIYKQDMEIEYEHLAMQLIKSGKLRIDTDECCNFARFTEPALNISLMVSKEELTNPHLIPVTTKLFQNLYRNSASDQKIKSIFDNLKKQIQKLQPVKKEVTEMLARLFVQSAHPIVIRWLLFNKTEVFLTYSHNIGDMMDMVSWQRVGGNSGMQSTNGKDVAIFVSCGGNPFAENNKDYPIYGNGWPAVARLQIIAAQELGHFADIKRDDRGQQITRHSANFSGTKATDKVRIARKNDIIHCHNLLHKLLKAGMKKQLDYETKLKFYNANKVSGLKVYAIKFMIFIYKFRLLNYSSKHNLIFVKKFKTDKYMALMIDAMFKDMQANLSPTADVYKNKNPEIEEAVACIEALARVPQQVVKWGYLTTKETMHNLYKVYYNEVIPSLITSYNAVTGEDYKRDFKKSKSSIFSKINVFRNKKLALKAVREL; this is encoded by the coding sequence ATGACCAGCATATACCACATTCTTGACCATGTTCCTGCTATTTATAAACAAGACATGGAAATAGAGTATGAGCATTTGGCAATGCAATTAATCAAATCCGGTAAATTACGAATAGATACCGATGAGTGCTGCAATTTTGCAAGGTTTACCGAACCCGCTCTTAATATCAGCTTGATGGTTAGTAAAGAAGAGCTAACAAACCCGCATTTAATCCCCGTAACTACTAAGCTTTTTCAAAATTTATACAGAAATTCTGCTTCAGATCAGAAAATAAAATCAATTTTCGACAATTTAAAAAAGCAAATACAAAAATTGCAGCCAGTTAAAAAAGAAGTAACCGAAATGTTGGCGCGTCTTTTTGTCCAGTCTGCTCATCCAATCGTAATAAGATGGCTTCTTTTTAATAAGACGGAAGTATTTCTCACCTATTCGCATAATATCGGCGACATGATGGATATGGTTAGCTGGCAACGAGTCGGTGGGAATAGCGGCATGCAAAGCACTAACGGCAAGGACGTAGCTATTTTTGTTTCATGCGGCGGTAATCCTTTTGCTGAAAACAATAAAGATTATCCGATTTACGGCAATGGCTGGCCTGCGGTGGCACGACTTCAGATTATCGCAGCTCAAGAACTTGGGCATTTTGCCGACATAAAAAGAGATGATAGGGGGCAGCAAATAACTAGGCATTCGGCTAATTTTTCCGGTACTAAAGCTACCGATAAAGTACGAATTGCTAGAAAAAATGATATAATACATTGTCATAATTTGCTACATAAGCTCCTTAAAGCAGGTATGAAAAAGCAGCTAGATTATGAAACGAAGCTTAAATTTTATAATGCAAATAAAGTTAGCGGCTTAAAAGTTTACGCTATAAAATTCATGATTTTTATATATAAATTTCGGCTTTTAAATTATAGCAGTAAGCATAATCTAATATTTGTGAAAAAATTTAAAACCGATAAATATATGGCATTAATGATTGATGCTATGTTTAAAGATATGCAAGCTAATTTATCGCCGACAGCTGACGTGTATAAAAATAAAAACCCTGAAATTGAAGAAGCCGTAGCCTGTATTGAGGCACTCGCTAGAGTACCGCAACAAGTAGTAAAATGGGGATATTTAACAACCAAAGAAACAATGCATAACCTTTATAAAGTATATTATAACGAGGTTATACCTTCTTTAATTACTAGCTATAATGCTGTCACCGGCGAAGATTATAAACGTGATTTTAAAAAATCGAAAAGCAGCATCTTTTCTAAAATTAATGTCTTTAGGAATAAAAAGCTAGCGCTGAAAGCGGTTAGGGAATTATGA